A genomic stretch from Oscillospiraceae bacterium includes:
- a CDS encoding radical SAM protein yields MKRGTVAIFVPNAGCAHRCSFCDQKAITSVKALPTAESIKETLAGVSGEGYEIAFFGGSFTAVPRAYMLELLTAAQLFLDGKKFTRIRISTRPDAIDTEVLGILKEYRVGVIELGAQSTDDEVLKANLRGHNARDIFKSAEKIKQSGFELGLQMMTGLYRSDAQKDLKTADDLLAANSDCMRVYPTAVFANTLLEKLWKSGEYDPQTVDEAVEVCVQIFEKALYKNIPIIRMGLHADFAPEANPLAGAFHPAFGELVIGEYFYRNLLKTLEKRPAMRYNVFIARGMHSAAAGQHRKNLLRLAQLGYNVIFTEVDGLPRYDFMVEGIS; encoded by the coding sequence GTGAAACGCGGCACCGTCGCCATTTTCGTTCCGAACGCCGGCTGTGCGCACCGCTGCAGTTTCTGCGACCAAAAGGCCATCACTTCGGTAAAAGCCCTCCCGACCGCCGAAAGCATAAAAGAGACGTTAGCCGGTGTTTCGGGAGAAGGGTATGAGATCGCATTTTTCGGGGGCAGTTTTACGGCTGTCCCCCGCGCTTATATGCTTGAACTCCTGACTGCCGCCCAACTCTTTTTGGATGGCAAAAAATTCACCCGCATCCGCATCTCCACCCGACCGGACGCCATTGACACCGAGGTTTTGGGGATTTTGAAAGAATACCGCGTCGGCGTGATTGAACTCGGCGCCCAAAGCACCGACGACGAGGTGTTGAAGGCCAACCTGCGCGGCCATAACGCACGGGATATTTTCAAATCTGCCGAAAAAATTAAACAATCCGGTTTCGAACTCGGGCTTCAGATGATGACCGGCCTGTATCGTTCCGACGCGCAGAAAGATTTAAAGACCGCCGACGACCTACTTGCCGCAAATTCCGACTGTATGCGCGTCTACCCAACGGCGGTGTTTGCAAACACTCTGCTCGAAAAACTGTGGAAAAGCGGCGAATATGACCCGCAGACCGTGGATGAAGCGGTTGAAGTCTGTGTTCAAATCTTTGAAAAAGCGCTTTATAAAAACATCCCGATCATCCGTATGGGTCTGCACGCCGATTTCGCGCCGGAAGCCAACCCGCTTGCGGGCGCATTTCATCCGGCGTTCGGCGAACTCGTCATCGGGGAATATTTCTATCGCAATCTGTTGAAAACACTGGAAAAAAGGCCCGCGATGCGCTATAATGTTTTTATTGCGAGAGGAATGCACTCGGCGGCCGCCGGGCAGCACCGCAAAAACCTGCTGCGGTTGGCGCAACTCGGATACAATGTCATTTTCACCGAGGTTGACGGTCTGCCGCGGTATGATTTTATGGTTGAAGGAATTTCATAA
- the smc gene encoding chromosome segregation protein SMC, whose protein sequence is MFLKSVEMFGFKSFPERTRLNFRRGVTVVVGPNGCGKSNISDAIRWVFGERSSKALRSKKMEDVIFLGTSDRPASGLAEVSLILDNADRSLDLDEDEVCVTRRIYRSGETEYLINKKTVRLADLLEMFMDTGLGRDGYSLIGQGKIAEIVSAHSEERREIFEEAAGISKHRYRREEAEKNLEKAGENLVRLTDIAGVLEARIEPLRLESEKAKEYLALSAEKTGLELGVWLNTIQKSEAAVKKCEADEETAKAQAAESEIASRKAEQAIQDVFNDSQTYILKIDSLRREADTHSAEIADCRSKIEITKGDSMHRQSDITRIAEQQKQLEQSIGDSGTFKAESKKQIAEKEAECKALENRIADTEAALAKLNAETGGAEKRFTELFTEIETASQKVNELKISQVQLNANIEQAEQRLSEHREALDTRTPQLAEAREEAKFLAEDSARITADITKCRNSREGLVLKLENLRAKQDGTRENIGRLEVEIGQALHKAQTLEDMERQMEGYGGSVKAVLENHTLKGICGVVGRLITVPDQYVTAVEVALGGALQHIVTDDEQQAKYAINFLKQNNLGRATFLPVSAVNGDLLPEREFSGKNGYVGIGAELIQYDIKYSGIMRRLLGRTAVFEDLDSALAAAKQNGYKYRIVTLDGQVVNSGGSLTGGSLGRGSGTLSRSNQIKSLRDNAAKLKKQSDALKANLEQLAPELASAQRTVDTQAETITGLSEEKVRIDLSLTSAQRQQDELSELIANSKVAVKNLTKQLEADKKALSVSVAALEKASKVLDAKNVESRALSEGRTDFFTRRETLLAEIADQKLKIAENRKDIGILENGIALSGEDAKTKAEQITALESEKSAISEAEQKGTETISSLEQRISELTEKVNETTEKINATIALRENTERRMKEARDAEREIMTRREALVAEQARLQERRAAAQRDFDNTVARLMDEYGLTRSEAAKKASPIENLTEANKTLSKLREKIRALGSVNTGAEQEYAEVSKQYNDLKTQIDDVEKSREKLRNLIDELNATMTDMFEKTFNEINKEFSIVFTRLFGGGHAELLLEDPENILDCGIEIKAQPPGKSIKNLEQLSGGEQSFLAIAIYFAILKVKPSPFCLLDEIEAALDEVNVRRFSEYLTVMCDNTQFIVITHRRGTMEIANTLYGVTMRQAGQTGGISKVIELNITEVEQKLGIKI, encoded by the coding sequence ATGTTCTTAAAATCCGTCGAGATGTTCGGCTTCAAGTCGTTTCCCGAGCGCACGCGCCTCAATTTCCGCCGAGGCGTAACCGTTGTGGTCGGGCCGAACGGCTGTGGTAAGAGCAACATCAGCGACGCGATTCGGTGGGTATTCGGCGAACGTTCCTCAAAGGCGCTGCGCAGCAAGAAGATGGAGGACGTCATTTTTCTCGGCACTTCCGACCGTCCCGCCTCGGGCCTCGCGGAGGTCTCTCTAATCCTCGACAACGCCGACCGCTCGCTTGATCTCGATGAGGACGAGGTCTGCGTCACCCGCCGCATCTACCGCAGCGGCGAAACCGAATACCTGATCAACAAAAAAACCGTTCGCCTTGCCGATTTATTGGAGATGTTCATGGACACCGGCCTCGGACGCGACGGTTATTCGCTGATCGGTCAGGGTAAGATCGCCGAAATCGTCTCTGCACACAGCGAAGAGCGCCGCGAGATTTTTGAAGAGGCAGCCGGTATTTCCAAACACCGTTATCGCCGCGAGGAGGCCGAAAAAAACCTCGAAAAAGCCGGGGAAAACCTCGTACGTCTCACCGACATCGCCGGTGTCTTGGAAGCCCGCATCGAACCCTTGCGCCTTGAGTCCGAAAAAGCCAAAGAATATCTGGCGCTGTCCGCCGAAAAAACCGGACTCGAACTCGGCGTCTGGCTGAACACGATTCAAAAAAGCGAAGCCGCCGTCAAAAAATGTGAAGCTGACGAGGAGACCGCCAAAGCGCAGGCCGCCGAGAGCGAGATTGCAAGCCGAAAAGCCGAACAGGCGATTCAGGACGTTTTCAACGACTCTCAAACCTACATATTAAAAATCGATTCTCTGCGCCGCGAGGCCGATACCCACAGCGCCGAGATTGCCGACTGCCGTTCTAAAATCGAAATTACAAAAGGCGACAGCATGCATCGCCAATCCGATATCACCCGTATCGCCGAACAGCAAAAACAACTCGAACAGTCCATCGGCGACAGCGGTACATTCAAAGCCGAGAGCAAAAAACAGATCGCCGAAAAAGAGGCCGAATGTAAAGCACTTGAAAACCGCATCGCCGACACCGAGGCGGCATTAGCTAAATTAAACGCCGAGACCGGTGGCGCGGAAAAGCGCTTCACCGAACTGTTCACCGAGATCGAGACCGCGTCCCAGAAAGTCAACGAACTCAAGATCTCGCAGGTGCAGTTGAATGCCAACATCGAACAGGCCGAACAGCGGCTCTCCGAACACCGCGAGGCGCTGGATACGCGCACGCCGCAGCTGGCTGAAGCCCGTGAGGAAGCCAAATTTTTGGCTGAAGACAGCGCCCGCATCACCGCCGACATCACAAAATGCCGCAACAGCCGGGAAGGTCTTGTATTAAAGCTCGAAAACCTGCGTGCCAAACAAGACGGTACCCGCGAAAACATCGGCCGTCTGGAAGTCGAAATCGGGCAGGCCCTGCACAAAGCCCAAACCCTCGAGGACATGGAACGTCAGATGGAGGGCTACGGCGGCAGCGTCAAAGCGGTGCTCGAAAACCACACCCTCAAAGGCATCTGCGGCGTTGTGGGGCGGCTGATCACCGTGCCCGACCAGTATGTCACCGCAGTCGAAGTCGCTCTCGGCGGCGCATTGCAGCACATTGTCACCGACGACGAGCAGCAGGCCAAATACGCCATCAACTTTTTAAAACAAAACAATTTAGGCCGCGCCACATTTCTGCCGGTCAGCGCCGTCAACGGCGACCTGCTGCCCGAACGCGAGTTTTCGGGCAAAAACGGCTATGTGGGCATCGGTGCGGAATTAATTCAATATGACATAAAATACAGCGGCATTATGCGCCGCCTGCTCGGACGCACCGCAGTCTTTGAAGACCTCGACAGCGCCCTTGCCGCCGCCAAACAAAACGGTTATAAATACCGCATCGTCACGCTGGACGGGCAGGTCGTCAACTCCGGCGGCTCTCTGACCGGCGGATCGTTGGGCAGAGGCAGCGGCACCCTCTCACGCAGCAACCAGATTAAATCCCTGCGCGACAACGCCGCCAAGCTTAAAAAGCAGAGCGATGCGCTAAAAGCCAATCTCGAACAACTTGCACCCGAACTTGCTTCCGCCCAGCGTACGGTTGATACGCAGGCCGAGACCATCACGGGTCTCTCCGAGGAAAAAGTACGCATCGATTTATCGCTCACCTCGGCGCAGCGCCAGCAGGACGAACTCTCCGAACTGATCGCCAACAGCAAAGTTGCCGTCAAAAATCTGACCAAGCAGCTCGAAGCCGATAAAAAAGCGCTTTCGGTCTCCGTTGCCGCACTCGAAAAAGCGTCTAAAGTCCTCGACGCGAAAAATGTCGAAAGCCGTGCGCTTTCCGAGGGCAGAACCGACTTTTTCACCCGCCGCGAGACGCTTTTGGCCGAGATCGCCGATCAAAAACTCAAAATTGCCGAAAACCGCAAGGACATCGGCATTCTCGAAAACGGCATCGCCCTGTCCGGGGAAGACGCCAAAACCAAAGCCGAACAGATCACCGCGCTTGAAAGCGAAAAAAGCGCCATTTCGGAGGCCGAACAAAAAGGCACCGAGACGATCTCTTCCCTCGAACAGAGAATTTCGGAACTGACTGAAAAGGTCAATGAGACCACCGAAAAAATCAACGCCACCATTGCCCTGCGCGAAAACACCGAACGGCGCATGAAAGAGGCGCGCGACGCCGAACGCGAGATCATGACTCGGCGCGAAGCCCTCGTCGCCGAACAGGCCCGCCTGCAGGAACGCCGCGCGGCAGCCCAGCGCGATTTCGACAACACTGTCGCCCGCCTGATGGATGAATACGGCCTGACCCGTTCCGAAGCCGCCAAAAAGGCCAGCCCGATCGAGAATCTGACCGAAGCCAACAAGACACTCTCCAAACTGCGCGAAAAAATCCGTGCTTTGGGCAGCGTCAACACCGGCGCGGAACAGGAATACGCCGAGGTCAGCAAACAATATAACGACTTAAAAACCCAAATCGACGATGTGGAAAAATCGCGTGAAAAGCTGCGCAATCTGATTGATGAACTCAACGCCACGATGACCGATATGTTCGAAAAAACCTTCAACGAAATCAACAAAGAATTCTCAATCGTTTTCACCCGGCTGTTCGGCGGCGGACATGCGGAACTGCTGCTCGAAGACCCTGAAAACATTTTGGACTGCGGTATCGAGATTAAAGCACAGCCGCCGGGCAAGAGCATCAAAAACCTTGAACAGCTCTCGGGCGGTGAGCAGTCGTTTTTGGCCATCGCCATCTACTTTGCGATTTTAAAAGTCAAACCGTCGCCGTTTTGCCTGCTCGACGAGATCGAAGCGGCGCTTGACGAAGTCAATGTCCGTCGGTTCTCGGAATATTTGACGGTCATGTGCGACAATACTCAGTTTATCGTCATCACTCACCGCCGCGGGACGATGGAGATCGCCAACACCCTCTACGGCGTCACGATGCGCCAAGCGGGGCAGACCGGCGGCATTTCCAAAGTCATCGAACTCAACATCACCGAGGTCGAGCAGAAACTCGGTATTAAAATTTGA
- the plsX gene encoding phosphate acyltransferase PlsX gives MRILLDCFGGDNAPDEVIKGARAACDEFGSKVILIGDKNAIAESAERLQISLNGLDIAHASEIFDMDEDPRNIVKAKPDSSMAVGLKMLAAGEGDAFLSAGSTGGLVMGASLLVGRIEGVKRPALAVAIPHPQGCYLLLDAGANLECRPEHLRQFAVMGAAYQKKVFSVPNPRVCLVNVGKEDTKGTPVVREAYGMLKELKNINFCGNVEARELPVGGCDVAVADGFTGNMILKLSEGLAGMLFKEVKKVFVATSRTKIAAALVTKQFRDMANRFDYSEYGGTPLLGIAKPVIKAHGSSKWDAFKNAIKKAEIYAGTGVIEDIASKII, from the coding sequence ATGAGAATTTTACTGGACTGTTTCGGCGGCGACAACGCGCCCGACGAGGTCATCAAAGGCGCACGCGCGGCCTGCGATGAATTCGGCTCGAAAGTAATTCTGATCGGCGATAAAAACGCGATTGCGGAATCCGCCGAAAGGTTGCAAATTTCATTGAATGGCCTCGATATCGCCCATGCCTCCGAAATTTTCGATATGGACGAAGACCCCCGTAACATCGTCAAAGCCAAGCCCGACAGTTCGATGGCGGTCGGACTGAAAATGCTCGCCGCAGGTGAGGGCGATGCCTTTCTCTCCGCAGGCAGTACCGGCGGCCTCGTCATGGGCGCTTCGCTGCTCGTCGGGCGTATCGAAGGGGTTAAACGTCCGGCGCTGGCGGTGGCGATTCCGCATCCGCAAGGTTGCTATCTGCTGCTCGACGCGGGCGCGAATCTCGAATGCCGCCCCGAGCACCTGCGCCAATTCGCGGTGATGGGCGCAGCTTATCAGAAAAAGGTCTTTTCGGTACCGAACCCGCGTGTCTGCCTGGTCAACGTCGGCAAAGAGGATACCAAGGGTACGCCGGTCGTGCGCGAGGCCTACGGAATGCTGAAAGAACTGAAAAACATCAATTTCTGCGGCAATGTCGAAGCGCGCGAACTTCCGGTCGGCGGCTGCGATGTCGCAGTGGCCGACGGCTTCACCGGCAATATGATTTTAAAACTCTCCGAGGGACTTGCCGGAATGCTGTTTAAAGAGGTTAAAAAAGTCTTTGTGGCGACCTCGCGCACCAAGATTGCCGCCGCACTCGTCACCAAACAGTTCCGTGATATGGCCAACCGTTTCGACTACTCCGAATATGGCGGAACCCCTCTGCTCGGGATCGCCAAGCCGGTCATTAAAGCACACGGCAGTTCCAAATGGGACGCCTTTAAAAACGCAATCAAAAAAGCCGAAATTTACGCCGGAACCGGCGTCATTGAGGACATTGCGTCTAAAATCATTTAG
- the ftsY gene encoding signal recognition particle-docking protein FtsY, with translation MGLFSNMKKTRESFAQKLAAVFGAKAEINDDLYEELEDALITADVGAVCAAQITDELSQKVRKDHLKTPDEAKAALRDIIAGMLSGDNGMKLTTKPSVIMVIGVNGAGKTTTIGKLAAKYHAQGKKVIVAAADTFRAAAIEQLEVWTQRAGVAIVKQQQGSDPAAVLYDAITAATAREADILICDTAGRLHNKKDLMDELEKMGRILKTRLPDADVETLLVLDGVTGQNAVNQAREFSKTNEITGIVLTKLDGTAKGGIVIPIRAELGLPVKYIGVGEKIEDLREFDPAEFAEALL, from the coding sequence ATGGGACTCTTCTCCAACATGAAAAAAACGCGAGAGAGCTTCGCACAAAAACTCGCGGCAGTATTCGGCGCAAAGGCCGAGATCAACGACGACTTATACGAAGAACTCGAGGACGCCCTGATCACCGCCGACGTCGGTGCGGTCTGCGCCGCTCAAATCACCGACGAACTCAGCCAAAAAGTACGCAAAGACCACCTGAAAACACCCGATGAGGCCAAAGCCGCCCTGCGTGACATCATTGCGGGGATGCTCTCGGGCGACAACGGAATGAAACTGACCACCAAACCGTCGGTCATCATGGTCATCGGCGTCAACGGTGCGGGTAAAACCACGACCATCGGCAAACTGGCCGCCAAATACCATGCACAGGGCAAAAAAGTCATCGTCGCAGCGGCGGATACCTTCCGTGCGGCAGCCATCGAACAGCTGGAAGTCTGGACGCAACGCGCCGGCGTGGCCATCGTCAAGCAACAGCAGGGCAGCGACCCGGCGGCGGTTCTGTACGATGCCATCACGGCTGCGACCGCTCGTGAAGCCGACATTCTGATTTGTGACACCGCAGGCCGCCTGCACAATAAAAAAGACTTGATGGATGAACTCGAAAAGATGGGCCGCATCTTAAAAACCCGCCTGCCGGATGCTGATGTAGAGACTTTACTTGTGCTCGACGGCGTGACCGGCCAAAACGCGGTCAATCAGGCGCGTGAATTTTCCAAGACCAACGAAATCACCGGTATCGTGCTAACCAAACTCGACGGCACGGCCAAAGGCGGCATCGTAATTCCGATCCGTGCCGAACTGGGACTTCCGGTCAAATACATCGGCGTGGGTGAAAAAATCGAGGACCTGCGCGAATTCGACCCCGCCGAGTTCGCCGAAGCCCTGTTATGA
- the topA gene encoding type I DNA topoisomerase: MAKLIIVESPEKGRTIQGFLGSGYQVIASKGHIRDLPKGKLAVDLENGFKPDYIEMPDKKTVIKTLKDAAKESDFVFLATDPDREGEAISWHLAKVLKLDEKAAIRVCFNEITRHGVKEGMEHPRTIDADLVDAQQTRRILDRIVGYKLSPFLWQKVKPGLSAGRVQSVVVRLVVEREREIRAFVPEEYWVIEALLSEKGAKFKAKFYGDKNGELKLSDKAAADKVIEACKNAPFAVTGVKLTKRTRRPAPPFTTSTLQQDASRRLGMRSERTMQIAQKLYEGINVEGIGETGLITYMRTDSLRVADEAAKAAEDYITSAYGKNYLPEKRNIYKAKNAQDAHEAIRPTTPELAPDKIKSSLTPEQHKLYKLIWERFMASQMAPCIQNLVAVELESAGYLFKANGVSVVFDGFTALYDNSNEEKEENAALLATLSEGDKPLCEDITGDQKFTQPPSRYNEASLIAVMEEKGIGRPSTYAPIISTILKREYVEREAKNFKPTLLGEAVTQLLEDKFPKIVDAGFTAGMEEQLDEIESGDMEMVPTLDKFYGEFSTTLTEAAESMKGQRIKLPDPESEEVCELCGRKMVIKTGRFGKFLACPGYPECKNTKPYQKKTDGTCPLCGKPLIERESKKGAKYYGCTGYPECKFMTWDEPIADKCPQCGTPMFRKKGKGAKTYCAKEGCGYEKAAYTKKAKEETE, encoded by the coding sequence TTGGCAAAACTCATCATCGTCGAGAGCCCGGAAAAGGGCCGAACGATCCAAGGATTTTTAGGCAGTGGCTATCAGGTCATTGCCTCGAAAGGGCACATCCGCGACCTGCCGAAAGGCAAACTCGCAGTCGATCTGGAAAACGGTTTCAAACCCGACTATATCGAAATGCCCGATAAAAAAACCGTCATCAAAACTCTCAAAGACGCCGCCAAAGAAAGCGATTTCGTCTTTCTCGCGACCGACCCGGATCGCGAGGGCGAGGCCATCTCGTGGCATTTGGCCAAGGTTTTAAAGCTTGACGAAAAAGCCGCAATCAGGGTCTGTTTCAATGAAATCACCCGCCACGGTGTCAAAGAGGGCATGGAACACCCCCGCACCATCGACGCCGACCTCGTCGACGCCCAGCAGACCCGCCGCATTTTGGATCGCATCGTCGGCTACAAGCTCAGCCCGTTTTTGTGGCAAAAAGTCAAACCGGGACTTTCCGCAGGCCGCGTGCAGTCGGTCGTCGTCCGATTGGTCGTCGAACGCGAGCGTGAGATCCGCGCGTTTGTCCCGGAAGAATATTGGGTTATCGAGGCACTGCTGTCCGAAAAAGGCGCTAAATTCAAAGCAAAATTTTACGGCGACAAAAACGGTGAACTGAAACTCTCCGATAAAGCCGCGGCCGACAAAGTGATCGAAGCCTGCAAAAACGCCCCCTTTGCCGTCACCGGCGTTAAACTGACTAAGCGCACCAGACGCCCCGCCCCGCCCTTTACGACCTCAACGCTGCAGCAAGACGCATCCAGACGGTTGGGCATGCGTTCCGAGCGCACCATGCAGATCGCGCAGAAACTCTATGAGGGCATCAATGTCGAAGGCATCGGTGAAACCGGTCTGATCACCTATATGAGAACCGACTCCCTGCGCGTCGCCGACGAAGCGGCCAAGGCAGCGGAAGATTATATCACAAGCGCTTACGGCAAAAATTATCTGCCCGAAAAGCGCAATATCTATAAAGCGAAAAACGCGCAGGACGCACACGAGGCCATCCGTCCGACCACACCCGAACTGGCTCCCGACAAGATCAAAAGTTCGCTCACGCCCGAACAGCATAAACTCTATAAGCTCATCTGGGAGCGCTTTATGGCCAGCCAGATGGCGCCCTGCATTCAAAATCTCGTCGCGGTCGAACTCGAGAGCGCCGGATATCTCTTCAAAGCCAACGGCGTCAGCGTCGTCTTCGACGGCTTTACCGCGCTTTATGATAATTCCAACGAAGAAAAAGAGGAGAATGCGGCGCTGCTTGCAACCTTGTCCGAGGGCGACAAACCGCTCTGCGAAGACATCACCGGCGATCAGAAATTCACCCAGCCGCCGTCCCGCTACAACGAGGCTTCTCTGATTGCGGTCATGGAGGAAAAGGGGATCGGCCGCCCGAGCACCTATGCGCCGATCATCTCAACGATTTTAAAACGGGAATACGTCGAACGCGAAGCCAAGAACTTCAAACCCACCTTACTGGGCGAGGCGGTCACGCAGCTGCTCGAGGATAAATTCCCGAAAATCGTCGACGCCGGTTTCACCGCAGGCATGGAAGAACAGCTTGACGAAATCGAGTCCGGCGATATGGAAATGGTTCCGACGCTTGACAAGTTCTACGGTGAATTTTCAACCACACTCACCGAAGCCGCCGAAAGCATGAAGGGCCAGCGCATCAAACTGCCCGACCCCGAGAGCGAGGAGGTCTGCGAACTCTGCGGCCGCAAAATGGTCATCAAGACCGGCCGGTTCGGAAAATTCCTGGCCTGTCCGGGTTATCCCGAATGTAAAAACACCAAGCCCTATCAGAAGAAGACCGACGGCACCTGCCCGTTGTGCGGTAAACCGCTGATTGAACGCGAGAGCAAAAAGGGTGCGAAATATTACGGCTGCACGGGTTATCCCGAGTGTAAGTTCATGACTTGGGACGAGCCGATTGCAGACAAATGCCCGCAGTGCGGCACGCCGATGTTTCGCAAAAAGGGCAAGGGCGCCAAAACCTATTGCGCCAAAGAGGGCTGCGGTTATGAAAAAGCGGCCTATACTAAAAAGGCGAAAGAGGAAACCGAATAA
- the rnc gene encoding ribonuclease III — MDFYPEDFEQKLAHRFKDRSLLITALTHSSCAYESSKDTVCNERLEFLGDAILDFVVGEAIYRRFPDMDEGGMTEMRAAAVCEKALADYARQLDLGQFIMLGRGEEAAHGERRPSILSDAFEAIVAAIYLDAGLESASNFILPFVGKYLVKSKRNALHDYKTALQEIVQRNKGEVLSYELVTEEGPSHDKTFTMSVLLNSNVIGTGVGKTKKEAAQNAAKEALGLMGVL, encoded by the coding sequence ATGGATTTTTACCCCGAGGATTTTGAACAGAAGCTCGCTCACCGCTTCAAAGACCGATCCCTGTTGATCACGGCGCTCACCCATTCGTCATGCGCCTACGAGAGCAGCAAGGATACGGTCTGCAACGAACGCCTCGAATTTTTGGGCGATGCGATTCTGGATTTTGTGGTCGGGGAGGCCATTTACCGCCGTTTTCCCGACATGGACGAGGGCGGCATGACTGAGATGCGCGCCGCCGCCGTCTGTGAAAAAGCCTTGGCGGACTATGCCCGACAGCTTGATCTCGGGCAGTTTATCATGCTCGGCAGAGGCGAAGAAGCCGCCCACGGCGAGCGCAGGCCGTCGATTCTCTCCGACGCCTTTGAAGCCATCGTCGCGGCCATCTATCTCGACGCGGGTTTGGAATCCGCCTCGAACTTCATACTGCCGTTCGTCGGTAAATATTTAGTCAAAAGCAAACGCAACGCACTGCACGATTATAAAACGGCTCTGCAGGAAATCGTCCAGCGCAATAAAGGCGAGGTATTGTCCTATGAACTCGTGACCGAGGAGGGCCCGTCCCACGACAAGACCTTCACCATGTCGGTGCTGCTCAATTCCAACGTCATCGGCACCGGCGTCGGCAAGACCAAAAAGGAGGCGGCGCAGAACGCAGCGAAAGAAGCGCTCGGGCTGATGGGCGTCCTGTGA
- the trmFO gene encoding methylenetetrahydrofolate--tRNA-(uracil(54)-C(5))-methyltransferase (FADH(2)-oxidizing) TrmFO yields MKLTVIGGGLAGCEAANAAANLGVSVDLFEMKPVSFSPAHKTPDLAELICSNSLKAERIDSAAGLLKEEMRRMGSVMMQAAQTCRVEAGGALAVDRDLFSREVTRLIEQNPNITVHRERVDQIPDGMCVIAAGPLCDGKLAEAIQTLCGDGLSFFDAVAPIVSADSVDLSKAFFASRYGKGGDDYLNCPMNKEQYEAFLDALVHAETAPLHEFDQSPKVYEGCMPVEVLAKRGKDAIRFGPLKPVGLVNPNTGHRPWAAVQLRAENREKTLFNLVGFQTNLKFPEQKRVFSMIPGLEHAEFMRYGVMHRNTFIDSPRLLSPDLSLKSNSNIFFAGQISGVEGYTESAMCGILAGHNAAAKLLGKSPRILPNTTMSGALIRYITDPSVANFQPMGANFGILPGLDTEIRDKRLRYAAFSDRALKEDFT; encoded by the coding sequence ATGAAACTGACCGTGATCGGCGGCGGACTGGCCGGCTGCGAAGCGGCCAACGCCGCGGCGAACCTCGGCGTTTCGGTCGACCTCTTTGAGATGAAACCCGTCTCTTTTTCTCCGGCACATAAAACCCCCGATCTGGCTGAACTGATCTGCTCCAACTCCCTCAAAGCCGAGCGGATTGACAGCGCGGCGGGCCTTTTAAAAGAGGAAATGCGCCGCATGGGCTCGGTCATGATGCAGGCTGCGCAGACCTGTCGGGTTGAGGCGGGCGGCGCATTGGCGGTCGACCGCGATTTGTTTTCGCGCGAGGTCACCCGGTTAATCGAACAAAACCCGAACATCACGGTTCATCGGGAACGTGTCGACCAAATCCCGGACGGCATGTGCGTGATCGCGGCGGGACCGCTGTGTGACGGCAAACTCGCCGAGGCGATCCAAACGCTCTGCGGTGACGGACTCTCGTTTTTCGATGCAGTCGCCCCGATCGTATCCGCCGACAGCGTAGACCTTTCAAAGGCGTTTTTCGCCTCCCGGTACGGCAAGGGGGGCGACGACTACCTCAACTGCCCAATGAATAAAGAACAGTACGAAGCTTTTTTGGACGCACTCGTTCACGCCGAGACCGCCCCGCTGCACGAATTCGACCAAAGCCCTAAAGTCTACGAGGGTTGTATGCCGGTTGAAGTGCTGGCCAAACGCGGCAAAGACGCCATCCGATTCGGTCCCTTAAAACCCGTCGGTCTCGTAAACCCCAACACCGGTCACCGCCCTTGGGCGGCCGTCCAACTGAGGGCCGAAAACCGCGAAAAGACGCTCTTTAATCTCGTCGGTTTCCAGACTAATCTCAAATTCCCCGAACAAAAACGGGTTTTTTCGATGATCCCGGGGCTGGAACACGCCGAATTCATGCGATACGGCGTGATGCACCGCAACACTTTTATCGACTCCCCCCGACTGCTCTCTCCCGACTTGTCATTAAAAAGCAATTCCAATATCTTTTTCGCCGGACAGATCAGCGGTGTCGAGGGTTACACCGAATCGGCCATGTGCGGTATCTTAGCAGGACATAATGCCGCCGCAAAACTACTAGGGAAGTCTCCGCGCATTCTGCCGAACACCACGATGAGCGGCGCATTAATCCGCTATATTACCGACCCTTCGGTCGCCAATTTTCAGCCCATGGGGGCGAATTTCGGAATTCTGCCGGGTCTCGACACGGAGATTCGCGACAAACGCCTGCGTTATGCGGCGTTTTCGGACCGGGCACTCAAGGAGGATTTCACATGA